The following proteins are encoded in a genomic region of Pungitius pungitius chromosome 19, fPunPun2.1, whole genome shotgun sequence:
- the LOC119198959 gene encoding adhesion G-protein coupled receptor G4, with product MRGLGAEGWRRWTPRFRLVIFWLLLLAAAAPRAGGFFLGDTKAVLNGCEEHWTLQDSGAVPSLSQMTLCVDVRAVVPGAWVAFSYSSAHAPSPELGLEGDDEALYGWLLRVRHRFPIRLSPGHWHRVCLRRDVHRNSFSLEVNGTLVAARSVFAQAAPPSGSLWLGCSPRGRPPGAVLGRVELYLFRVWADLEPRGPCEDGTVVGWSARYWAVTSPAALQRDPSLLCGEADKQELFLVSPVALGGGFF from the exons ATGCGGGGCCTCGGCGCCGAAGGATGGCGGAGATGGACGCCTCGGTTCCGTCTCGTCATCTTCTGGCTCCTGCTGCTGGCGGCCGCCGCGCCCAGAG CCGGGGGCTTTTTCCTGGGGGACACTAAGGCGGTGTTAAACGGCTGCGAGGAGCACTGGACCCTGCAGGACAGCGGCGCCGTGCCGTCCCTCTCTCAGATGACTTTGTGCGTCGACGTCCGGGCGGTCGTCCCCGGGGCCTGGGTGGCGTTCTCCTACAGCTCGGCCCACGCGCCGAGCCCCGAGCTGGGTCTGGAGGGAGATGACGAGGCCCTCTACGGGTGGCTGCTGAGGGTCCGGCACCGGTTTCCCATCCGACTGTCCCCGGGACACTGGCACAGGGTTTGTCTGAGGAGGGACGTGCATCGCAACTCCTTCAGCCTGGAG GTCAACGGGACACTGGTGGCCGCGAGGTCGGTCTTCGCTCAGGCCGCGCCCCCCAGCGGCTCCCTGTGGCTGGGCTGCAGCCCCAGGGGGCGGCCCCCGGGAGCCGTGCTCGGGCGGGTGGAGCTCTACCTGTTCCGCGTGTGGGCCGACCTGGAGCCCCGCGGCCCCTGCGAGGACGGCACCGTGGTTGGCTGGAGTGCCCGGTACTGGGCCGTAACCAGTCCCGCGGCCCTTCAGAGGGACCCCAGCCTTCTGTGCGGTGAGGCGGACAAACAGGAGCTCTTCCTCGTCTCTCCCGTAGCGCTGGGAGGAGGCTTTTTCTAG